A segment of the Parasynechococcus marenigrum WH 8102 genome:
GCGGTCAAGACATCGCGATCGCAGACATAACCAAGGTGGCCGATGCGGAACACTTTGCCCTTCAGGTGATCCTGACCGCCCGCCAGAAGGATGTCGTAGCGCTCCTTCACGGCTTTACGCAATTGCTCGGCATCGATGCCATCGGGAGCCACAGCGGTAATGGCTGGGCTGCCGTGTCCTTCAGCCGCAAACAACGGCAGGCCGATCGCTTTCATCCCCGCCTGGGCGGCTGATCGGTGGCGGGCATGGCGGGCAAAGATCGCTTCCAGGCCCTCGTTCTGCATCATCTCCAAAGCAGCTTCCAGGCCGAAATAGAGATTGACCGCCGGAGTGAAGGGGTTGCTGTTCTTGGTGGCGGTTTTTCGGTAAGGGCCCAGGTCCAGATAGAACTTCGGCAGATCCGAGCGTTCATAGGCCTGCCAGGCCCGTTCGCCCATGGCCACAAAGCTGAGGCCGGGGGGAAGCATGTAGCCCTTCTGGGATCCGGAGGCCACCACATCCACGCCCCAGGCGTCCATGGGTACATCGGTGGCCCCGAGGCTGGTGACGCAGTCCGCGATGGTCAGGGCGGTGCCGTGGGCCTTCACATGGCGGGCGATGGTCTCCAGGTCGTTAATAACGCCGGTGGACGTCTCGGAATGGGTGAGGATCACCGCTTTGATCGCCTTGGCGCTGTCGGCTTCCAGGGCCAGGCGGAAGGCTTCCGTGTCGAGGGGTTGGCCCCACTCGGCTTGGATCACCTCCACCTCCAGTCCGTAGGCGCGCGCAACCTTCACCCAGCGCTCACCGAATTTGCCGTTGTCGCCGCAGAGCACCTTGTCGCCGCGACTGAGGGTGTTGATGATGCCGGCCTCCATGGCGGCGGTGCCGCTGCCGGTTATCACCAGCACATCACCCTGGGTCTGGTGCAGCCATTTCAGCTGTTCCGTGGTGCGTTGAACAACGGCCTGGAACTCACCACTGCGGTGGCCGATCGGGTGGCGCCCCATGGCCTTGAGCACTGACTCGGGCACCGGGGTCGGACCCGGAATCATCAGGGTGAGCTTGTCCTGCACGGCGTGGAGGGAGCCAATCGGCGAGTCTAGAAAACAGCGTCTCATGTCCCATCGCATCCTCTGCTTCGAGCGGCACATCCGGTGGCCTCACCTTGCCGGTGTGGGTGGCCTCAGCGGCGCGGGCAGCCCTGCGAGCGCTGTTGGGGCATCCGTTTGAGCCAAATCAGCAGGTGGTGCAGCCCGATGGTGGTGAGCCTCTACTGGTGCCGGTGCGTTCGGCGGCTCGGTTGAGCGACGACCAGGCCCTGGCCATCAGCCGCTGTGATCCCGGCCCAGGGTTGGACCTCACCCGCGATCTGGAGATCTGGGTGCGCGTCGCCTGGACCCCCAGTGCGGATCAAGGCCTTGTGCTCATGCCCGGTGAGGGGGTCGGACGGATTGGTGCCGGGGGTGATGCCTGCCTGTCGACCTATGCCCGACAGCTGCTGGAGTGCACCCTGCTGCCGTTGTTGCCTCCCGGGCAGGGCCTGGAGGTGGAACCGGTGCTGCCCCGCGGTCGCAGCCTGGCGGAGCGCACCAGCAATGCCGCCTTCGGTGTGGTGGATGGCTTGGCACTAATCGGAACCCAGGCGGAGGTGCAGCAGAGCGCGGCACCGGAGCAGTTGGAGCAGGTGCTTCGTGAGCTTCGGGCTCTGGTGGCCGATCCGGGCTTTGGCGGGTCTGTGGCGCTGGTGATCGGTGAAAACGGTCTGGATCTGGCGCGGCGGGCGGGGCTATCGCCACTGCTGAAGGTGGGTAACTGGCTTGGACCGGTGCTGGTGGCTGCTGCGGAAGCCGGTGTGAAGGATCTGTTGCTGCTGGGTTACCACGGCAAATTGATCAAACTGGCTGGTGGCATCTTTCACACCCACCACCACCTGGCAGACGGCAGGTTGGAGGTGCTGACGGCCCTGGGGCTCGACGTAGGTCTCAGCCTCGAGGAGCTGCGTCACCTGCGTGCCGCAGCATCGGTGGAGGATGCATTCCAACGCCTGAATCCTGAAACGGCGATGGATCTAGGGCGGTTGCTGGCGGCGACGGTGGAACAGCGCAGCCAGGCTTACATCGCCCGCTATGGCGATTGGTCCTTGCGCATTGCGGCCGTTCTGTTTGACCGGAGCAGGACGCTGCGCTGGCGTGGGCCGATGGCGGAAGAGCGCTTCTTTACGCTGCAGGATTGACGCTCGACCCAGAGCGACAGACACCTTTCAGGAGCGATGTCCCAGTCTTCGTCCGACGGTCAGCGTCAGCCGGCCATCGTCATCCTTGATTTCGGCTCCCAGTACTCGGAGCTGATCGCCCGGCGCGTGCGCGAAACCGAGGTGTTTTCGGTGGTGCTCGGTTACAGCACCTCAGCGGAGGAGTTGCGGGCGATGCAGCCGAAGGGGATCGTCCTCAGCGGCGGTCCCAGTTCGGTGTACGCCGAGCACGCGCCCCTCTGTGATCCGGCGATCTGGGAGCTGGGCATCCCGGTGCTGGGGGTCTGTTACGGCATGCAGCTGATGGTGCAGCAGCTGGGAGGTGTGGTGGAAGCTGCCAGCGGCAAGGCCGAATACGGCAAGGCACCGCTGGAGGTGGATGATCCCACCGATCTGCTCACCAACGTCACCGGTGGATCCACGATGTGGATGAGCCATGGCGACTCGGTGAAGGCCCTGCCCGAGGGATTTGTTCGCCTGGCGCACACCGCCAACACCCCGGAAGCCGCGGTTGCCCATCTGCAGCGTCGCCTCTACGGCGTCCAGTTCCACCCCGAGGTGGTGCATTCCACCTGCGGCATGGCTCTGATCCGCAATTTCGTATACCACATCTGTGGCTGTGAGCCGGACTGGACCACCAGCGCCTTCATCGATGAGGCCGTCGCGGTGGTGCGGGAGCAGGTGGGCGAGAAGCGGGTTCTGCTGGCCCTGTCCGGTGGAGTCGATTCCTCAACCCTCGCTTTCCTGTTGAAGAAAGCGATTGGTGATCAGCTCACCTGCATGTTCATCGACCAGGGCTTCATGCGGAAAGGGGAGCCGGAGTTCCTGATGGACTTCTTCGATCGGAAGTTCAATATTCATGTGGAGTACATCAATGCCCGCCAACGCTTCATCAGCAAGCTGAAGGGGATCACCGATCCGGAGGAGAAGCGCAAGATCATCGGCACGGAATTCATCCGTGTGTTCGAAGAGGAGAGCAAGCGCCTCGGACCGTTCGACTACCTGGCGCAAGGAACCTTGTACCCGGATGTGATCGAAAGCGCCGGTACCAATGTCGATCCCAAGACCGGTGAGCGGGTGGCGGTGAAGATCAAGAGCCACCACAACGTGGGCGGTTTGCCCAAGGATCTGCAGTTCAAGTTGGTGGAACCGTTGCGCAAGTTGTTCAAGGACGAGGTGCGCAAGGTGGGGCGTGCCCTGGGCCTGCCGGAGGAGATCGTCCGCCGCCATCCCTTCCCCGGCCCTGGCTTGGCGATCCGCATCCTGGGGGAGGTCACCGACGAGAAGCTCAACTGCCTGCGGGATGCCGACCTGATCGTGCGGGAGGAAATCCGCGAGG
Coding sequences within it:
- a CDS encoding pyridoxal-phosphate-dependent aminotransferase family protein → MQDKLTLMIPGPTPVPESVLKAMGRHPIGHRSGEFQAVVQRTTEQLKWLHQTQGDVLVITGSGTAAMEAGIINTLSRGDKVLCGDNGKFGERWVKVARAYGLEVEVIQAEWGQPLDTEAFRLALEADSAKAIKAVILTHSETSTGVINDLETIARHVKAHGTALTIADCVTSLGATDVPMDAWGVDVVASGSQKGYMLPPGLSFVAMGERAWQAYERSDLPKFYLDLGPYRKTATKNSNPFTPAVNLYFGLEAALEMMQNEGLEAIFARHARHRSAAQAGMKAIGLPLFAAEGHGSPAITAVAPDGIDAEQLRKAVKERYDILLAGGQDHLKGKVFRIGHLGYVCDRDVLTAVSAIEATLQSLGLHSGNMGAGVAAAATALS
- the cbiD gene encoding cobalt-precorrin-5B (C(1))-methyltransferase CbiD, which produces MASSASSGTSGGLTLPVWVASAARAALRALLGHPFEPNQQVVQPDGGEPLLVPVRSAARLSDDQALAISRCDPGPGLDLTRDLEIWVRVAWTPSADQGLVLMPGEGVGRIGAGGDACLSTYARQLLECTLLPLLPPGQGLEVEPVLPRGRSLAERTSNAAFGVVDGLALIGTQAEVQQSAAPEQLEQVLRELRALVADPGFGGSVALVIGENGLDLARRAGLSPLLKVGNWLGPVLVAAAEAGVKDLLLLGYHGKLIKLAGGIFHTHHHLADGRLEVLTALGLDVGLSLEELRHLRAAASVEDAFQRLNPETAMDLGRLLAATVEQRSQAYIARYGDWSLRIAAVLFDRSRTLRWRGPMAEERFFTLQD
- the guaA gene encoding glutamine-hydrolyzing GMP synthase, which gives rise to MSQSSSDGQRQPAIVILDFGSQYSELIARRVRETEVFSVVLGYSTSAEELRAMQPKGIVLSGGPSSVYAEHAPLCDPAIWELGIPVLGVCYGMQLMVQQLGGVVEAASGKAEYGKAPLEVDDPTDLLTNVTGGSTMWMSHGDSVKALPEGFVRLAHTANTPEAAVAHLQRRLYGVQFHPEVVHSTCGMALIRNFVYHICGCEPDWTTSAFIDEAVAVVREQVGEKRVLLALSGGVDSSTLAFLLKKAIGDQLTCMFIDQGFMRKGEPEFLMDFFDRKFNIHVEYINARQRFISKLKGITDPEEKRKIIGTEFIRVFEEESKRLGPFDYLAQGTLYPDVIESAGTNVDPKTGERVAVKIKSHHNVGGLPKDLQFKLVEPLRKLFKDEVRKVGRALGLPEEIVRRHPFPGPGLAIRILGEVTDEKLNCLRDADLIVREEIREAGLYHEIWQAFAVLLPVRSVGVMGDKRTYAWPIVLRCVSSEDGMTADWSRLPYDLMETISNRIVNEVKGVNRVVLDITSKPPGTIEWE